The following proteins are co-located in the Mus pahari chromosome 14, PAHARI_EIJ_v1.1, whole genome shotgun sequence genome:
- the Mrpl38 gene encoding 39S ribosomal protein L38, mitochondrial encodes MAAPWWRAAFSGIGRCRGFSTSASLSRRTPPLGPMPNEDIDVSNLERLEKYRSFERYRRRAEQEARAPHWWRTYREHFVKETDPKDKIDIGLPPPRVTRTQKLLERKHFLRELRANVEEERAARLRTASIPLEAVRAEWERTCGPYHKQRLAEYYGLYRDLFHGATFVPWVPLHVAYAVGEEDLIPVYHGNEVTPTEASRAPEVTYEADKDSLWTLLFINLDGHLLEPEAEYVHWLLTNIPSNRVAEGQETCPYLPPFPARGSGFHRFTFLLFKQDRPINFSEDTRPSPCYRLAQRTFRTFDFYKKYQEAMTPAGLAFFQCRWDDSVTHTFHQLLDMREPVFEFVRPPPYHPKQKRFPHQQPLRYLDRYRDSHEPTYGIY; translated from the exons ATGGCGGCGCCCTGGTGGCGTGCGGCGTTTTCCGGAATTGGGAGATGCCGGGGCTTCAGCACCTCGG CCTCCCTCAGCCGCCGGACACCCCCGCTCGGGCCCATGCCCAACGAGGACATCGACGTGAGCAACCTGGAGCGGCTGGAGAAGTACCGGAGCTTCGAGCGGTACCGCCGCCGGGCGGAGCAGGAGGCGCGCGCCCCGCACTGGTGGCGGACCTACCGGGAGCATTTCGTGAAGGAGACAG ATCCCAAAGACAAAATTGACATTGGGCTGCCTCCACCCAGAGTCACTCGGACCCAAAAGCTACTGGAGCGGAAGCACTTTCTGCGGGAGCTTCGTGCCAATGTGGAAGAAGAACGGGCAGCCCGCCTCCGCACGG CTAGCATCCCATTAGAGGCTGTGCGGGCCGAGTGGGAGAGGACCTGTGGGCCCTACCACAAGCAGCGTCTGGCTGAGTACTATGGCCTCTACCGAGACCTGTTCCACGGTGCCACTTTTGTGCCCTGGGTTCCCCTACACGTGGCTTACGCCGTGGGAGAAGAGGACCTGATCCCGGTGTACCATGGCAATGAAGTGACTCCGACCGAG GCTTCCCGGGCCCCAGAGGTGACCTATGAGGCAGACAAGGATTCCTTGTGGACACTGCTATTCATCAACCTGG ATGGACACCTGCTGGAGCCGGAAGCCGAGTATGTTCACTGGCTGCT AACCAACATCCCCAGCAACAGAGTGGCTGAAGGACAGGAGACAtgtccctacctccctcccttccctgcccgAGGCTCTGGCTTCCACCGCTTCACCTTCCTGCTCTTCAAGCAGGACAGGCCAATCAACTTCTCAGAGGACACCCGTCCCTCGCCCTG CTACCGGCTGGCCCAGAGGACCTTCCGCACTTTTGATTTCTACAAGAAATACCAGGAGGCCATGACTCCAGCTGGACTGGCGTTCTTCCAGTGCCGCTGGGATGACTCTGTCACCCACACCTTCCACCAGCTTCTGG ACATGCGTGAACCTGTGTTTGAATTTGTACGGCCACCCCCTTACCACCCCAAACAGAAGCGCTTCCCCCACCAGCAGCCCCTACGCTATCTGGACAGATACAGGGACAGTCATGAGCCCACCTATGGAATCTACTGA